From a region of the Aeoliella mucimassa genome:
- a CDS encoding DUF1559 domain-containing protein — MFKTLWRYRRMDGRLRGSQSAFTLVELLVVIAIIGILVALLLPAVQAAREAARHMDCANRLRQLGIAAHNYADTYGKLPPHADAPTALSAHARLMPFMENQVLVDLIDPDQHWSQGANGVAYWTPVPQLRCPSAAQVQWTEFTSAPAKPDGSSIPDYAETDLMPHYVPIMGAKPGPDEEGNTISACPPSGGGRGARFNFPENTYTQYSCGGSGSSGGVAINGAIYPFNNMKLARITDGTSNTMMLGELSWQAGASMPWIVGSLSGRYQDPNSKDKIRHSRGWVFNAKNVYHPIKAAAYYTPGDGDPQTASPTSYPLTDLSLGSEHPGGVNILMCDASVHFISEDVSLEGVLRPMASRDSGDIYESGF, encoded by the coding sequence ATGTTCAAGACTCTGTGGCGTTATCGCCGTATGGATGGACGGTTGCGCGGCTCGCAAAGCGCCTTTACGCTTGTCGAGCTACTGGTGGTGATCGCCATTATCGGCATCCTGGTCGCGTTGCTTCTGCCGGCCGTGCAAGCAGCCCGTGAAGCCGCGCGACACATGGACTGTGCGAATCGTCTAAGACAGCTCGGCATCGCGGCTCATAACTATGCCGACACCTATGGAAAGCTTCCCCCGCACGCCGACGCTCCCACGGCCCTCAGCGCCCATGCGCGGTTGATGCCATTCATGGAGAACCAGGTGCTGGTCGACCTGATCGACCCCGACCAACACTGGTCGCAAGGTGCTAACGGGGTCGCGTATTGGACTCCCGTACCGCAGTTGCGATGTCCTTCGGCCGCCCAGGTGCAATGGACCGAGTTCACGTCTGCGCCGGCCAAGCCCGATGGCTCGTCGATTCCGGACTATGCCGAAACCGATCTGATGCCGCACTACGTACCGATCATGGGTGCCAAGCCTGGCCCTGACGAAGAGGGCAACACCATTTCGGCGTGCCCTCCCTCCGGTGGTGGTCGTGGTGCCCGCTTCAATTTCCCCGAGAATACCTATACCCAGTACAGTTGTGGTGGATCTGGCAGCTCGGGCGGAGTCGCGATTAACGGTGCGATCTATCCGTTTAACAATATGAAGCTGGCCCGCATTACCGATGGCACTTCGAACACCATGATGCTCGGCGAACTGTCTTGGCAAGCCGGGGCTTCGATGCCCTGGATCGTCGGCAGCCTTAGTGGTCGTTACCAGGACCCCAATTCCAAGGATAAAATCCGTCACTCTCGTGGTTGGGTATTCAACGCCAAGAACGTGTACCACCCCATCAAAGCAGCGGCTTACTACACTCCCGGCGATGGCGATCCACAAACCGCCTCGCCGACCAGCTACCCACTCACCGACTTGAGTCTCGGTAGCGAGCATCCCGGCGGAGTAAACATCCTGATGTGCGATGCGTCGGTGCACTTTATCAGCGAAGACGTGAGCCTCGAAGGAGTGCTGCGGCCGATGGCCAGCCGCGATTCGGGCGACATCTACGAATCTGGCTTCTAG